ACAGAGGGACAGTGTTAGCCTTCAGGCACCCTATTTCATACAGTTTATGGGTGACACAcactttcctccctctccttggATACTCACCTCTTCTGATCACCTGACAGGTAAAATCACATCTTTGGCTACTTTCTACGTGTGTTGTATACTGTTCTATTTACTGCATTCAAGTTCTTATCtttttagaaacaaacaaaagtgctGATGAAAAATGACTCAAATGGATACActgtgcttttttgttttgcgTTGGAATCACAATAGTGAAAACTTGTAAAAGCAGAGGAACAATTAGCCACAAGTTTATATCGTATTGTGGAAGCAAAACAGATAATTTGGTTATAAGATACAGATTACTTCAAAGCAAGTAACACAAGTGAGTTCTGCTTTTCACCAGGAACTGCAgctacacacagaaaaaaaggtgcCAACTGAACCAAAAATGGTTCTTCGGAGTGATGCCACAGGGGATTTGAACCTTTCAGACAAAGGTTCTTCAAAGAACCATTTCCTTAAACAGTTCTTTAAAGAACCCACAAAGGTTCCTCAAAGAACCTTCGAATAATGGTTCTTCATAGCAACATTTCTGGTTCTTTGTAGCACCATTTGTGGTTCTTTGAAGAACCTTAAGAAGAAAACCCAATAGAGCGCCAACACATTACCTTAAATGTAATtgagctgatgcttttatccaaagcgacttacaataagtgcatttcaaccataaggatacaaactcagaagaacaagaaacaagaaagcaaTTTCATTTCAGCCGGTTTACAACTTGTCAAAGATAAAAGCCAAATATAGCACACCATTTACATTAATTACATACATCCAGGCACCCATGttataaccttttttttctataatCAGAGGTAATTCTTACAGGTAATCTTACAGAAAGTGTGACACAAAGTCTCCTTGGACTTTTTTTACTTCAGTGCAGCTTGTTTGCAGCTCACCATGCTTTTTCGCACGTTGCAAAACAAATATGCCTGAAGTGGGCGTAAAAGCGTTAATACATGAGGGCCTGAATGTATTCACCCGCTGCCTTGGCTTTTTAATGGTTGTGTCCATGGTTAAAGACCCACCCAGATTTAAAGAATTAGGGTTCTccttgatttcattttttttttatcacccaAGGTGGttcaaacttttttgtttttcctaaatAAATTATGACATGTCTTCTGAGTGTGCAGTTAGTGAAAGTGTAGGCTCTGGTAGCCTTTTACCAGTGTCAATTGGTCAACcaatacaattattttcttaCCAcgcctctccctctttctcctgtATTTCAGGTCACAATGTCAACCAACATCTCCAACCCCAACCTCACGAACAGCACAGGACACATCAACATCCTCCTTGTGTCTATCTActccttcatttcttttttcggTTTGATTTTTAATCTCATAGCGCTCTTCATCTTCTACCACAACAAATTCAGATCACAAACCGTTGTCTACATGACTAACCTGGCCACAGCAGATGTACTGCTTATTCTTACGTTGCCTATGAGGATCTACTACTATCTGGGATTTGACAACCTTCCACAGTGGCTGTGTGAGGTCCTTGGTTTGGTCCTGAAAGCCAACATGTACGGGAGCATCTTTCTCCTCACGTCCATTTGCTTGGACCGTTGCATGGCCGTCACCTTTCCAATGTCATCCCGTGTGCAGGAGTGGAGGAAGAAAGCGCCGTTGGTTTGTCTCGGAATATGGCTGCTCACCTTTGGTGCTAGCGTGCCCATCTACCTTTCCAAGCGGTCACAAGTTAAGAACAAGGACTGTTTTGATGGCCTGCCGGTCTATGCTACAAACCTCGTGGTGGTGTTACCCACTCTGATTGTGGGTTTTGGAATCCCGCTCATTATTATGCTGATCTGCTCATGGGGTCTGGCCCGCGCTGTCCGAAGAAGTACCGCGACCCAGACCGGCCAGGTTGACGAAAAAAAGATCAAGCGGATGATCATCACCAGcctcttcattttcattctcaGCTTCCTCCCTTACCATGTCATCTTGGTTCTCTTCTCTCTCGTAGATGTAGATAGCATACCACAGCCAATGAAGGCCGCATACAGCTACAGCCTGATGGTCGCATGTTTCAACACGGTACTGGATCCTGTTGCATACTATTTCACCACGGACACCTTCAGGAAGAGCGTCGACATGGGCGCTGTTTGGAGGATGTTTCCTTTGAGCAGTCAAAGTCCTGGCACAGAGAGGAGAATCCATAACAGCTAATGGACTGCTGAAGAACCACTCAACAGATTCACCACTGAAGAACTCTGTAACCAATAGGATAGCTAGCTCACCTTTTTTGATTGTCTATAAATGTACGTGTTTGTCCCCTTGTTCGGGATTCGTTGGTGGAACCGGTAGACAGTGAACTACGCTGTGGTCAAAGCACTCGCTGTGGCCTGTGGATCGGAGAAGCCGCGAATCCTCGATCGAGGTGATATCTTTTTACCGCAAcgcttattttttattaaattcttttgATTTGACTTTCCGATCCAAGACATCTTTTGTTCGTCCGGAGTTTCTTCATttcatacttgccaaccttgagacctcagaattagggagatattcaaaaggacccgggggagggtgctagcgctaattgccgcgcttgacttcaaggtgtaacctttattattgttcggtctgaaacggcgtgcccagtgacggatggtgtagcaatattgtcgttcgggtggaaatcgggataaattcgggagaaaggtcgggagaaaggtcggtccgggagattttcgggaggggcgtttaaattcgggagtctcccggaggCCCTGGCTGAGGTAAATCCACTACggacacttgcacccactcacTCCACACCTCATAACACACGGGCAGGGACAAAGACCTCTTCAGAAGCCCCGCTCCAGGCCGTGCAGGTCCCGTGTAGCTTGGAGAAGATGTACAGTGGTGGTACAGTCTAAAATTCTCTTCGGTATTCCGCAGCCTTAGATAAGATCAAATTTATTGGGAGATCAAATACGTTCCGGGTGGTATTGGCTGTGGTGACAGGTGCAGCGCGACCGGGATCATGAGTTTCATACACGTCTCAGGAGTTCCACTGGGAGATCTCGCGAGAAGTGTTTGTCCGCCTTACTGGAAGTTAAAGGGGAAACACCGCCCCTcccagtaaaacaaaaaaatgggaTCTAAACAAGAATAATGTTTAATGTGCAAACCACACGGTCACATTATGGGCATGTTAAGAAGCCAGCGAGATGTCAACTGTCACAGACATTTCATGTCAtcttcatcttttatttatctattcttttttaaatgtattattcaattttatgtattttttaaaggtGTATAGGCCaacgtctttttttaaattgtcttcCTTGTGGGAGTGATTACCAAGCAAGTGTCCGGACATCGTTAGCCTTGCATAGCACAATGACTGGAAGTGGATGGAAACAGCGTTGAACAGCCTTTCCGATGCACACTACTTAACACAAATATTACTTGACCTGGATGTGTCCATTTGTGTTGTGGTTTGCAAGCTGAGACAGTTTTACGTGACACACAAGGAATCCAGTGCCTCACACATAATACCCTCCCCCCAGGATTATTGTAGCGACTTCACCGCATTTGTTAGTGTCCATAAGCTCCTTATCAACACATACAGTCATTgctgagaagagcagaggggaccAGGAACAGCCCACCAATGTAACACCACAGGTtaacttctgcttcttcttctctctgcaagACTTATAAGCAACTGTTTGTAATGGAGAAGCTGGCTTTGTGTTAACCCTCTATGGTATGATGTTGCCTTTAGGCAACATACCCAAAAATTAGCTGAAAAAGGATTTTCCTGGCCTTTTTCAGtctggaattttttttaat
This sequence is a window from Pungitius pungitius chromosome 1, fPunPun2.1, whole genome shotgun sequence. Protein-coding genes within it:
- the LOC119223488 gene encoding lysophosphatidic acid receptor 6, which codes for MSTNISNPNLTNSTGHINILLVSIYSFISFFGLIFNLIALFIFYHNKFRSQTVVYMTNLATADVLLILTLPMRIYYYLGFDNLPQWLCEVLGLVLKANMYGSIFLLTSICLDRCMAVTFPMSSRVQEWRKKAPLVCLGIWLLTFGASVPIYLSKRSQVKNKDCFDGLPVYATNLVVVLPTLIVGFGIPLIIMLICSWGLARAVRRSTATQTGQVDEKKIKRMIITSLFIFILSFLPYHVILVLFSLVDVDSIPQPMKAAYSYSLMVACFNTVLDPVAYYFTTDTFRKSVDMGAVWRMFPLSSQSPGTERRIHNS